The following coding sequences lie in one Arabidopsis thaliana chromosome 3, partial sequence genomic window:
- a CDS encoding uncharacterized protein (unknown protein; FUNCTIONS IN: molecular_function unknown; INVOLVED IN: biological_process unknown; LOCATED IN: chloroplast; EXPRESSED IN: 24 plant structures; EXPRESSED DURING: 15 growth stages; BEST Arabidopsis thaliana protein match is: unknown protein (TAIR:AT5G06380.1); Has 84 Blast hits to 84 proteins in 12 species: Archae - 0; Bacteria - 0; Metazoa - 0; Fungi - 0; Plants - 84; Viruses - 0; Other Eukaryotes - 0 (source: NCBI BLink).) yields the protein MNTTLRYDPRQISRQTKPSDTPSSSPSRSNRRQPLLQRSLSSPSPRASCGGSTPAEFCGGTTASCAAVWCCCPCGLVNLLVLAIYKVPKGICRRAIRSRRRKQLVKNGILPPLPTDGKNERMQRVFQNSEFAIHPLDSDDVSDDEDDDNFLDLKYIGKSVATGFTTEEETDEDDEAVLALEKEMWNRFYGAGFWRSPSQRESVSSPRVSKSLSSSPRQSFTEVYRNRDTTVRGGGGGATVVAATPRAVRHFD from the coding sequence atgaACACGACGTTACGTTACGATCCGAGACAGATCTCGAGGCAAACGAAACCGTCAGATACACCATCGTCTTCTCCGTCTCGTAGTAACCGGAGACAGCCTTTGCTTCAGAGAAGTCTCTCTTCTCCGTCACCACGAGCTTCTTGCGGCGGATCTACTCCCGCCGAGTTTTGCGGTGGTACGACGGCGAGTTGCGCCGCCGTGTGGTGTTGTTGTCCCTGCGGACTCGTTAACCTACTCGTTCTCGCGATCTACAAAGTTCCTAAAGGAATCTGCCGTCGCGCTATCAGAAGTCGCCGCCGTAAACAACTCGTGAAGAACGGAATCCTTCCGCCGCTTCCGACGGACGGGAAAAACGAGCGGATGCAGAGAGTTTTTCAGAATTCTGAATTCGCGATTCATCCGTTGGATAGCGACGATGTGTCTgacgacgaagatgatgataatttCTTGGATCTGAAGTATATCGGAAAATCGGTAGCGACGGGGTTTACGACGGAGGAGGAgactgatgaagatgatgaggcGGTGTTAGcattagagaaagagatgtgGAATAGGTTTTACGGAGCTGGATTTTGGCGAAGTCCGTCACAGAGAGAATCAGTTTCGTCTCCGAGAGTTTCCAAGTCTCTTTCGTCATCGCCGAGACAATCGTTTACTGAAGTATACCGGAATAGGGATACAACGGttagaggaggaggaggaggagctaCGGTGGTGGCGGCGACACCAAGAGCCGTTAGGCATTTTGATTAG